In one window of Cydia fagiglandana chromosome 1, ilCydFagi1.1, whole genome shotgun sequence DNA:
- the LOC134664288 gene encoding sodium/hydrogen exchanger 9B2-like isoform X3, with product MTNISTGANYQIHQKSYENWWQKLCLRCHQEDQTPSWEPAWWGRVFPFPIFSTYRQSAQQLLIIMFFLLSWGILYAEIGEPVSLNGEILSMTLLVIAAYLIGWLWLKITTLPALIGMLLTGIIFQNAGLVHMTDNYRKLNQDLRKVALVIILTRAGLGLDAKVLRKHYAAVLQLGLLPWLVECICIAITTHYLLALPWIWGFLLGSMIASVSPAVVVPCLFRLKDGGYGVAKGIPTLLLAAAAIDDSVSVAVFSIILNAMFSTGSVTWNIIKGPLSIVAGVLLGSLWGALTSVIPEKGDVYVVPLRFLALFLGGLFSLFISSLIGWSGSGPLAIVSSGFIAAYYWEKQGWPVNKNPVSNIFRILWIFFEPILFAFTGAQITISALDPQVVAMGAVCLIICLVLRLISTLLVSFGCGLNIKEKLFIGLAWMAKATVQAALGPAALDIINSGNSSGDPEELVYAKALLTVSVLSVVISAPMGAIFIALTGPRLLTKDETTNSSNEENGRQTELSSIHL from the exons ATGACTAACATAAGCACAG GTGCAAACTATCAGATTCATCAAAAATCCTATGAGAA TTGGTGGCAAAAACTCTGCCTACGGTGTCATCAAGAAGACCAAACGCCATCATGGGAACCGGCGTGGTGGGGAAGGGTTTTCCCGTTTCCTATTTTCTCCACTTATAGGCAAAGTGCACAGCAACTTTTAATTATTATGTTCT TTCTCTTGTCATGGGGAATATTATACGCAGAAATAGGGGAACCGGTAAGTTTAAACGGAGAAATTCTCAGCATGACACTGCTAGTCATCGCGGCGTACTTAATCGGGTGGTTGTGGCTGAAAATTACCACATTGCCGGCACTTATAGGAATGTTGCTGACCGGGATCATATTTCAAAACGCCGGGCTTGTGCATATGACCGATAATTATAGAAAACTTAACCAGGATTTGCG AAAAGTCGCTCTAGTTATCATACTAACGCGTGCTGGGCTCGGTTTGGATGCTAAAGTCCTACGGAAGCACTACGCAGCAGTTCTTCAACTAGGCCTTTTACCTTGGCTAGTAGAATGCATATGTATCGCCATTACTACACACTACCTTCTAGCCTTGCCTTGGATTTGGG GTTTTCTCCTAGGCTCTATGATAGCTTCAGTGTCGCCTGCCGTTGTAGTTCCATGCCTGTTCCGATTAAAGGATGGAGGATATGGAGTCGCTAAAGGTATACCGACATTGCTGCTCGCGGCTGCCGCTATCGACGACTCGGTCAGCGTAGCTGTATTCTCAATTATTCTTAATGCCATGTTTTCCACTGGGTCCGTTACGTGGAACATCATAAAG GGCCCATTATCAATAGTCGCTGGCGTATTACTCGGATCTTTGTGGGGTGCCTTGACTTCCGTTATTCCGGAAAAAGGCGACGTTTACGTGGTTCCTTTAAGATTTCTGGCCTTGTTTCTGGGCGGGCTGTTCTCATTATTCATATCAAGTCTAATTGGATGGAGCGGTTCAG GTCCACTAGCCATCGTTTCTTCTGGATTTATCGCAGCGTATTATTGGGAAAAGCAAGGTTGGCCCGTTAACAAGAATCCAGTAAGCAATATATTCAGAATATTATGGATCTTCTTTGAGCCAATACTCTTCGCGTTTACTGGAGCCCAAATAACG ATAAGTGCTCTGGACCCGCAAGTGGTAGCCATGGGTGCGGTCTGCCTGATTATCTGCCTAGTACTGcgattaatttctacacttctGGTCAGCTTTGGCTGTGGGCTGAACATAAAGGAGAAACTATTTATTGGCTTAGCGTGGATGGCGAAGGCTACTGTACAG GCGGCACTTGGCCCTGCAGCGTTAGACATAATAAACAGCGGAAATAGTTCTGGTGATCCTGAGGAGCTAGTTTATGCTAAAGCACTTTTGACTGTCAGCGTCCTTAGCGTCGTCATTTCAGCTCCTATGGGAGCCATCTTCATCGCACTAACCGGGCCCAGGTTATTGACCAAAGATG AAACAACAAATTCTTCAAATGAAGAAAACGGCCGTCAAACGGAGCTATCGTCAATACACCTTTGA
- the LOC134664288 gene encoding sodium/hydrogen exchanger 9B2-like isoform X1 — translation MLLYRHNNFAKAKSGFTDFFFTFAGFTSSAYSLRLKYFDRNQYVFAGANYQIHQKSYENWWQKLCLRCHQEDQTPSWEPAWWGRVFPFPIFSTYRQSAQQLLIIMFFLLSWGILYAEIGEPVSLNGEILSMTLLVIAAYLIGWLWLKITTLPALIGMLLTGIIFQNAGLVHMTDNYRKLNQDLRKVALVIILTRAGLGLDAKVLRKHYAAVLQLGLLPWLVECICIAITTHYLLALPWIWGFLLGSMIASVSPAVVVPCLFRLKDGGYGVAKGIPTLLLAAAAIDDSVSVAVFSIILNAMFSTGSVTWNIIKGPLSIVAGVLLGSLWGALTSVIPEKGDVYVVPLRFLALFLGGLFSLFISSLIGWSGSGPLAIVSSGFIAAYYWEKQGWPVNKNPVSNIFRILWIFFEPILFAFTGAQITISALDPQVVAMGAVCLIICLVLRLISTLLVSFGCGLNIKEKLFIGLAWMAKATVQAALGPAALDIINSGNSSGDPEELVYAKALLTVSVLSVVISAPMGAIFIALTGPRLLTKDETTNSSNEENGRQTELSSIHL, via the exons ATGTTGCTATATCGCCATAATAATTTTGCAAAAGCCAAATCAGGCTttaccgattttttttttacgtttgcTGGCTTTACTTCTTCTGCTTATTCCTTGCGTCTcaaatattttgacagaaatCAATACGTTTTTGCAGGTGCAAACTATCAGATTCATCAAAAATCCTATGAGAA TTGGTGGCAAAAACTCTGCCTACGGTGTCATCAAGAAGACCAAACGCCATCATGGGAACCGGCGTGGTGGGGAAGGGTTTTCCCGTTTCCTATTTTCTCCACTTATAGGCAAAGTGCACAGCAACTTTTAATTATTATGTTCT TTCTCTTGTCATGGGGAATATTATACGCAGAAATAGGGGAACCGGTAAGTTTAAACGGAGAAATTCTCAGCATGACACTGCTAGTCATCGCGGCGTACTTAATCGGGTGGTTGTGGCTGAAAATTACCACATTGCCGGCACTTATAGGAATGTTGCTGACCGGGATCATATTTCAAAACGCCGGGCTTGTGCATATGACCGATAATTATAGAAAACTTAACCAGGATTTGCG AAAAGTCGCTCTAGTTATCATACTAACGCGTGCTGGGCTCGGTTTGGATGCTAAAGTCCTACGGAAGCACTACGCAGCAGTTCTTCAACTAGGCCTTTTACCTTGGCTAGTAGAATGCATATGTATCGCCATTACTACACACTACCTTCTAGCCTTGCCTTGGATTTGGG GTTTTCTCCTAGGCTCTATGATAGCTTCAGTGTCGCCTGCCGTTGTAGTTCCATGCCTGTTCCGATTAAAGGATGGAGGATATGGAGTCGCTAAAGGTATACCGACATTGCTGCTCGCGGCTGCCGCTATCGACGACTCGGTCAGCGTAGCTGTATTCTCAATTATTCTTAATGCCATGTTTTCCACTGGGTCCGTTACGTGGAACATCATAAAG GGCCCATTATCAATAGTCGCTGGCGTATTACTCGGATCTTTGTGGGGTGCCTTGACTTCCGTTATTCCGGAAAAAGGCGACGTTTACGTGGTTCCTTTAAGATTTCTGGCCTTGTTTCTGGGCGGGCTGTTCTCATTATTCATATCAAGTCTAATTGGATGGAGCGGTTCAG GTCCACTAGCCATCGTTTCTTCTGGATTTATCGCAGCGTATTATTGGGAAAAGCAAGGTTGGCCCGTTAACAAGAATCCAGTAAGCAATATATTCAGAATATTATGGATCTTCTTTGAGCCAATACTCTTCGCGTTTACTGGAGCCCAAATAACG ATAAGTGCTCTGGACCCGCAAGTGGTAGCCATGGGTGCGGTCTGCCTGATTATCTGCCTAGTACTGcgattaatttctacacttctGGTCAGCTTTGGCTGTGGGCTGAACATAAAGGAGAAACTATTTATTGGCTTAGCGTGGATGGCGAAGGCTACTGTACAG GCGGCACTTGGCCCTGCAGCGTTAGACATAATAAACAGCGGAAATAGTTCTGGTGATCCTGAGGAGCTAGTTTATGCTAAAGCACTTTTGACTGTCAGCGTCCTTAGCGTCGTCATTTCAGCTCCTATGGGAGCCATCTTCATCGCACTAACCGGGCCCAGGTTATTGACCAAAGATG AAACAACAAATTCTTCAAATGAAGAAAACGGCCGTCAAACGGAGCTATCGTCAATACACCTTTGA
- the LOC134664288 gene encoding sodium/hydrogen exchanger 9B2-like isoform X2, producing the protein MSATSPFLAEKAGANYQIHQKSYENWWQKLCLRCHQEDQTPSWEPAWWGRVFPFPIFSTYRQSAQQLLIIMFFLLSWGILYAEIGEPVSLNGEILSMTLLVIAAYLIGWLWLKITTLPALIGMLLTGIIFQNAGLVHMTDNYRKLNQDLRKVALVIILTRAGLGLDAKVLRKHYAAVLQLGLLPWLVECICIAITTHYLLALPWIWGFLLGSMIASVSPAVVVPCLFRLKDGGYGVAKGIPTLLLAAAAIDDSVSVAVFSIILNAMFSTGSVTWNIIKGPLSIVAGVLLGSLWGALTSVIPEKGDVYVVPLRFLALFLGGLFSLFISSLIGWSGSGPLAIVSSGFIAAYYWEKQGWPVNKNPVSNIFRILWIFFEPILFAFTGAQITISALDPQVVAMGAVCLIICLVLRLISTLLVSFGCGLNIKEKLFIGLAWMAKATVQAALGPAALDIINSGNSSGDPEELVYAKALLTVSVLSVVISAPMGAIFIALTGPRLLTKDETTNSSNEENGRQTELSSIHL; encoded by the exons ATGAGTGCGACCAGCCCTTTTCTTGCCGAAAAAGCAG GTGCAAACTATCAGATTCATCAAAAATCCTATGAGAA TTGGTGGCAAAAACTCTGCCTACGGTGTCATCAAGAAGACCAAACGCCATCATGGGAACCGGCGTGGTGGGGAAGGGTTTTCCCGTTTCCTATTTTCTCCACTTATAGGCAAAGTGCACAGCAACTTTTAATTATTATGTTCT TTCTCTTGTCATGGGGAATATTATACGCAGAAATAGGGGAACCGGTAAGTTTAAACGGAGAAATTCTCAGCATGACACTGCTAGTCATCGCGGCGTACTTAATCGGGTGGTTGTGGCTGAAAATTACCACATTGCCGGCACTTATAGGAATGTTGCTGACCGGGATCATATTTCAAAACGCCGGGCTTGTGCATATGACCGATAATTATAGAAAACTTAACCAGGATTTGCG AAAAGTCGCTCTAGTTATCATACTAACGCGTGCTGGGCTCGGTTTGGATGCTAAAGTCCTACGGAAGCACTACGCAGCAGTTCTTCAACTAGGCCTTTTACCTTGGCTAGTAGAATGCATATGTATCGCCATTACTACACACTACCTTCTAGCCTTGCCTTGGATTTGGG GTTTTCTCCTAGGCTCTATGATAGCTTCAGTGTCGCCTGCCGTTGTAGTTCCATGCCTGTTCCGATTAAAGGATGGAGGATATGGAGTCGCTAAAGGTATACCGACATTGCTGCTCGCGGCTGCCGCTATCGACGACTCGGTCAGCGTAGCTGTATTCTCAATTATTCTTAATGCCATGTTTTCCACTGGGTCCGTTACGTGGAACATCATAAAG GGCCCATTATCAATAGTCGCTGGCGTATTACTCGGATCTTTGTGGGGTGCCTTGACTTCCGTTATTCCGGAAAAAGGCGACGTTTACGTGGTTCCTTTAAGATTTCTGGCCTTGTTTCTGGGCGGGCTGTTCTCATTATTCATATCAAGTCTAATTGGATGGAGCGGTTCAG GTCCACTAGCCATCGTTTCTTCTGGATTTATCGCAGCGTATTATTGGGAAAAGCAAGGTTGGCCCGTTAACAAGAATCCAGTAAGCAATATATTCAGAATATTATGGATCTTCTTTGAGCCAATACTCTTCGCGTTTACTGGAGCCCAAATAACG ATAAGTGCTCTGGACCCGCAAGTGGTAGCCATGGGTGCGGTCTGCCTGATTATCTGCCTAGTACTGcgattaatttctacacttctGGTCAGCTTTGGCTGTGGGCTGAACATAAAGGAGAAACTATTTATTGGCTTAGCGTGGATGGCGAAGGCTACTGTACAG GCGGCACTTGGCCCTGCAGCGTTAGACATAATAAACAGCGGAAATAGTTCTGGTGATCCTGAGGAGCTAGTTTATGCTAAAGCACTTTTGACTGTCAGCGTCCTTAGCGTCGTCATTTCAGCTCCTATGGGAGCCATCTTCATCGCACTAACCGGGCCCAGGTTATTGACCAAAGATG AAACAACAAATTCTTCAAATGAAGAAAACGGCCGTCAAACGGAGCTATCGTCAATACACCTTTGA